The nucleotide window CGATGAGCTCAATTCACTGATACGGAAAAAAGCCAAAGGTAACAAACGGTTTTTAGGCTCTATGGCACGTAATGCGCTAAACCGAACTCCGCCTTTAGGCTTTTTTAAAGATTTCGTCATGGAAAAAGATGGCAAACACCGTGATAGCATCAATACCAAACGCCGCGGCACCGGCCCAGTTGCAGATTTGATCCGTGTTCACGCTTTGGCCATTGGTTCATCACAGCGCAACTCCTTTACTCGCCTGGAAGACATTATTGAGTCACAAATTTTGCCACAAGGTCGCGGGCCAGATTTACGTGATGCTCTGGAACTGATTGCTATGGTGAGAATTCGACATCAGGCGTTAGCCATTTCGGCAGGAGAAGTGCCTGATAATAACGTTGCTCCGGAAGACTTGTCTCATTTTGAGCGTAAAAACCTAAAAGACGCCTTTCAAATTCTAAGTAACGCACAAAAATATTTGCGTTACCGCTACTCGGGAGGCTAAGCGATGCTTTATCTCGCCCCGGAAAACAAACAAAAGCAAAAAAACAGCAAATCTAAGAACATTGACTGGCCTAAACAATTTGAGACCTTAGAGCAGCTCAGCCACTCTCAGGCGCTTAAACGGTATTACAGTCAGGGCATCAGTTCGCCCGATACGCCCATTAATAAAACGCCTATGGTTGCCGTCGATTTTGAAACAACGGGGTTAAATCCTGAACAGGATGGCATCGTGAGCATCGCAGCAATTCCTATGACTACGGAACGAATTTTATTTTCGGAAGCAAAAAGCTGGGTTGTCAAACCCCGGCGCAGTCTTACAGATGAATCTGTCGTTATTCATGGTATTACTCATAGCGAAATTGAGCATGCGCCCGATTTAGAAAGTATAATTGATGAGCTACTGGAGCTTGTCGCCGGAAAAGTCTGGGTTGTGCATTACCACGGCATTGAACGCCCTTTCCTGCAACGAGGGATAAAAGAACGTCTGCATGAAAATATCCAGTTTCCGCTTATTGATACAATGGAAATCGAAGCTCGATTCCACCGTAAGCCATTATCCTTATGGCAAAAACTGCGTGGTAAAAAACCGGAATCCATTCGTTTGGCGGACAGTCGCACCCGCTATAACCTACCCTTTTACCCCCCGCATAATGCGTTAACTGACGCACTGGCGTGCGCGGAACTTTTGCAGGCTCAAATAGCCTATCACTTTAAGCCAGATTCTCCACTCAGTGAGATTTGGCTGCCTTGATCTGCTTGTTGAGCACTGAATACGTGTGAATTTAAGTAAAAAGCCTGGACTCTGGCGCCAATTAATATCACCCTTGTTCTCTTAGTTTCAGGAAAATCGCATAAAAAATTGGTCTTATAAAAAGCAAAAAGGTAACAACAATGAAAATCTGGCTTTCCATTCTTACTCTACTTTTAGGGGCACTAGTGCCTCACAGCTCGATCGCTCAGGATCAAGTGATTAAACCCGCTCCCAGAGTTTCAACTCAGGTACAGGCTGAATTTTTTGCTGCTATAAACAAGCTTTGCGGTAATTCTTATGCAGGTGAGGTAACAGTCGATACACCAAAGTCAGAGGGGTTCGAAGGTGACTTAGTTATGCACGTTCGTAAGTGTGGTGAACAGCGAATAGAAATTCCTTTTCATGTTGGAGACAACCACTCGCGTACCTGGATATTAACGCAAACAGGTTCCGGTATTAGCTTAAAACACGATCACCGTAAACCTGACGGCAACTATGACCCATTAACTATGTATGGCGGGCATACGATTGACAAGGGCTATGCAACCGCACAATCTTTTCCTGTTGATGCCTATTCTAAAGAGTTATTTATTGAACTAGGCGTCCCTCAATCAAATACCAACACCTGGGAAATGTACATTCACGATGAAACCTTTACTTACCGTTTGGTTAGAGAAGGTCGAGAGTTTCGGGTGGATTTTGACTTAACAGAGCCAGTTGAAACACCTGCAACTCCATGGGGATATACAGACTAAGGTCTGCAAAGTTAAAGCTAATTAATATCGCTCCAGTGCGTATTTTTATTACTTTTTTCTTCCTTTTCCATTAGCACCAGAGTTAAGTAAATTTTGGTGGGCAGCGACAGGATAATGCCAACGGCATTCATTGCTGCCCCCAAAATATAACCACGAAAATCAATATCATCGTTGCCGATAGTCACAGCCAGCACAACATGGCCTAATAAAATTAGGGTAATGCCGGTGATCATGGCAGTTTTAAGTAACCTGACTTGCGTGGTTTTTTCCACTTAAAGAACGTCCCCCGGAATGCGCACCTGACCTTCCATTAACACTCGGGCACTACGACTCATAATGGCTTTAATGGCTGTCCATTGACCATTCACCTGTTTGCATTCAGCTCCTACCTGCAAGGTGCCTGACGGATGTCCGAAGTTCACCATCGTACGGTCTTTACCCCCTGCAGCCAGGTTAACTGTGGTGCCAGGAATAGCGGCAGCGGTGCCGATAGCTACCGCAGCAGTGCCCATCATGGCGTGGTGCAATTTCCCCATCGACATAGCCCTTACCAGCAAGTCAACATCGTTGGCTTTAATGCTCTTACCGCTGGATGCGGTGTAGTCTTTTGGCGTTGCCACAAAAGCCACTTTTGGCGTGTGCTGACGGTTAGCCGCTTCAGCAATACAATCAATCAAGCCCATTTTTACCGCACCATAGGCACGAATGGTTTCAAAGCGCTCCAGCGCTTCCGGACTGCCGTTAATGACTTCCTGCAGCTCAGTGCCGTCGTATCCAATTTCTTCCGCATTGAGGAAAATGGTCGGGATGCCCGCATTAATCATCGTGGCTTTTAATGTACCAATGCCCGGGACCTCTAAATCATCAATAAGGTTACCGGTAGGAAACATTGATTCACCGTCGGCAGATGGGTCCATAAACTCCACCGGCACTTCCGCCGCCGGAAAGGTAACACCGTCCAGAATAAAGTCACCGGTCTCCTGCACTTCACCATTAACCATAGGCACTTTATTGACAATGGTTTTGCCAATATTGGCCTGCCAGATGCGAACTTCGCACACACCATTTTCAGGTATACGCTCTGCGTCAACCAAACCGTTAGCAATAGCGAAAGGCCCTACCGCCGAGGATAAATTTCCGCAGTTTCCGCTCCAGTCGACGAACGGCTTATCAATAGACACCTGACCAAAAAGATAATCAACATCGTGCTCTGGTTGAGTGCTTTTCGACACAATCACCGTTTTGCTGGTGCTGGAGGTAGCACCTCCCATGCCGTCGGTGTGCTTAGCATAAGGATCCGGACTGCCGATTACGCGCATTAATATAGCGTCACGCACAGCACCCGGCTGTTGTGCCGGTTCGGGTAAATCCTGCAGACGAAAGAAAACCCCTTTTGAAGTCCCGCCACGCATATAGGTGGCGGGAATTTTGATTTGTGGTTTCTGTTCCATTATTAGAACTCCTTAGCTTGCTTCTGCTTCTAAAAAGTCCTGCGCAAAACGCTGCAGTACACCACCAGCCTCATAAATCGACACTTCTTCTTTAGTGTCTAAGCGACACTGCACCGGTACTTCTTCACTGTCACCATTGGCACGATGAATAACCAATGTCAGTCTTGCACCGGCTTCTGGCGTACCTTTCACATCGAAGGTTTCAGTGCCATCAATACTCAGTGTTTTACGAGTTGTGCCCTCTTCGAATTGCAGCGGCAGTACGCCCATACCAATCAGGTTGGTACGGTGGATGCGTTCAAAGCCTTCAGCAACAATGACTTCAACACCCGCTAAGCGCACACCTTTTGCCGCCCAGTCGCGTGACGAGCCTTGACCATAGTCGGCACCGGCCACAATAATCAACGGCTGTTTATTTTCCATATAGTGTTCAATGGCTTCCCACATGCGCACGGTTTTCCCTTCAGGTTCAATGCGTGCCAGCGAGCCCTGAATCACCTTACCGTCCTCGCCCTTCACCATTTCATTAAACAGTTTCGGGTTCGCAAAGGTCGCGCGTTGCGCTGTTAAATGGTCACCACGGTGTGTTGCGTAAGAGTTAAAGTCCTCTTCCGGTACGCCCATTTTCGCCAGGTATTCACCCGCCGCACTGTCGGCCATAATGGCGTTTGACGGCGACAAATGGTCGGTGGTGATGTTGTCGCCTAACACTGCTAACGGACGCATACCCTTCATGGTACGTTCTGCCGCTAATGCGCCTTCCCAGTAAGGTGGACGACGAATATAAGTGGTTTGTGGACGCCAGTCATACAGCGGATTGTTTTTCTCACCATAATCAACCGACAGGTCAAACATAGGATCATACACCTTACGGAATTGCTCAGGTTTAACGCTTTGTTTCACAATGGCATCAATTTCTTCGTCGCTTGGCCAAATGTCTTTCAACGTTACCGGGTTACCGTCAGGGTCAATGCCCAGAACGTCTTTCTCAATATCAAAGCGAATGGTACCCGCTATGGCGTAGGCTACGACCAATGGTGGAGACGCCAAAAACGCCTGCTTAGCATAGGGGTGAATACGCCCGTCAAAGTTACGGTTACCGGATAACACCGCTGTGGAGAACAAGTCACGGTCGATGATTTCCTGCTGTATTTTCGGGTCTAACGAACCACTCATGCCGTTACAGGTAGTACAGGCAAACGCCACCACGCCAAAGCCTAAATCTTCCAGTTCAGGCAACAGCTCAGCTTCTTCCAGATACATTTTGACCGTTTTTGAACCCGGAGCCAGCGATGATTTTACCCACGGCTTACGGATTAACCCCAGTTTGTTCGCGTTTCGGGCAATGAGACCAGCCGCAATCATATTGCGCGGGTTACTGGTATTGGTACAGCTGGTAATAGCCGCAATAATCACAGCACCGTCAGGCATTTTGCCCTCTTCCGGGTTTTCGATATGCTTAGCTACACCACGCTCAGACAGTTCCGATGCCGGTAACAGCGAATGCGGGTTCGATGGCCCGGCCAGGTTACGCTTAACTTTTGATAAATCGAATTTAAGCACCCGCCCATATTCGGCAGACTTCAGGCTATCAGCCCACAATCCCGTCTCTTTGGCAAAGTGTTCAACCAA belongs to Idiomarina sp. PL1-037 and includes:
- a CDS encoding 3'-5' exonuclease encodes the protein MLYLAPENKQKQKNSKSKNIDWPKQFETLEQLSHSQALKRYYSQGISSPDTPINKTPMVAVDFETTGLNPEQDGIVSIAAIPMTTERILFSEAKSWVVKPRRSLTDESVVIHGITHSEIEHAPDLESIIDELLELVAGKVWVVHYHGIERPFLQRGIKERLHENIQFPLIDTMEIEARFHRKPLSLWQKLRGKKPESIRLADSRTRYNLPFYPPHNALTDALACAELLQAQIAYHFKPDSPLSEIWLP
- the prpF gene encoding 2-methylaconitate cis-trans isomerase PrpF, yielding MEQKPQIKIPATYMRGGTSKGVFFRLQDLPEPAQQPGAVRDAILMRVIGSPDPYAKHTDGMGGATSSTSKTVIVSKSTQPEHDVDYLFGQVSIDKPFVDWSGNCGNLSSAVGPFAIANGLVDAERIPENGVCEVRIWQANIGKTIVNKVPMVNGEVQETGDFILDGVTFPAAEVPVEFMDPSADGESMFPTGNLIDDLEVPGIGTLKATMINAGIPTIFLNAEEIGYDGTELQEVINGSPEALERFETIRAYGAVKMGLIDCIAEAANRQHTPKVAFVATPKDYTASSGKSIKANDVDLLVRAMSMGKLHHAMMGTAAVAIGTAAAIPGTTVNLAAGGKDRTMVNFGHPSGTLQVGAECKQVNGQWTAIKAIMSRSARVLMEGQVRIPGDVL
- the acnD gene encoding Fe/S-dependent 2-methylisocitrate dehydratase AcnD, whose protein sequence is MTSYRKKLAGTTLEYFDTQAAVDAIEPGAYARLPYTSRVLAENLVRRCPADILTQSLEQLIYRKKEHDFPWFPARVVCHDILGQTALVDLAGLRDAIAEKGGDPAKVNPVVPTQLIVDHSLAVEHAGFDKDAFEKNRAIEDRRNDDRFHFINWTKTAFKNVDVIPPGNGIMHQINLEKMSPVVQVRDNVAFVDTCVGTDSHTPMVDALGVISVGVGGLEAESVMLGRASYMRLPDIVGVELSGKLQPGITSTDLVLEMTEFLRKERVVGAYLEFYGEGAEALTVGDRATISNMTPEYGATAAMFYIDDQTIDYLKLTGRDDDQVELVEHFAKETGLWADSLKSAEYGRVLKFDLSKVKRNLAGPSNPHSLLPASELSERGVAKHIENPEEGKMPDGAVIIAAITSCTNTSNPRNMIAAGLIARNANKLGLIRKPWVKSSLAPGSKTVKMYLEEAELLPELEDLGFGVVAFACTTCNGMSGSLDPKIQQEIIDRDLFSTAVLSGNRNFDGRIHPYAKQAFLASPPLVVAYAIAGTIRFDIEKDVLGIDPDGNPVTLKDIWPSDEEIDAIVKQSVKPEQFRKVYDPMFDLSVDYGEKNNPLYDWRPQTTYIRRPPYWEGALAAERTMKGMRPLAVLGDNITTDHLSPSNAIMADSAAGEYLAKMGVPEEDFNSYATHRGDHLTAQRATFANPKLFNEMVKGEDGKVIQGSLARIEPEGKTVRMWEAIEHYMENKQPLIIVAGADYGQGSSRDWAAKGVRLAGVEVIVAEGFERIHRTNLIGMGVLPLQFEEGTTRKTLSIDGTETFDVKGTPEAGARLTLVIHRANGDSEEVPVQCRLDTKEEVSIYEAGGVLQRFAQDFLEAEAS